In a single window of the Salvelinus namaycush isolate Seneca unplaced genomic scaffold, SaNama_1.0 Scaffold1151, whole genome shotgun sequence genome:
- the LOC120035923 gene encoding trichohyalin-like, with product MKKHGVVNVKAKAREVFNRRKERRLEVLKGEREHIERGQQIRREKEERRLEMERKQERARQQEEQDKKQEIEIARQKEMFRLREEERQREEEREEERKRAVKGHLALIREREIIEANRREEMVEEERREFLENYKRGDLEEEEEKEEDKEDILPPDKSIRRRAVGWINKKWEKRNLKKIERTYQREAEEGYKIVHIAIPGHTRLTATMTRAEREREKRKELLKAEKRRKKMEDFNKQWREQSLLKKQTHQKLMEERGKMKGHYLEQMNLEADAQINTRCLTTQHSHDYLETTQPTGSGDGHQERPRRQQAWAEIQEGSSENQQEWPENQQGGAENQQGGAENQQEWPENQQEWPENQQEWPENQQEWPENQQGGAENQQGGPDSQQLEAPEEAETSEPTSKNKKRPGIWKRIKMG from the exons ATGAAGAAACATGGAGTAGTTAATGTTAAAGCAAAAGCACGGGAAGTCTTCAATAGGCGTAAAGAGAGGAGGTTAGAAGTGTTGAAGGGGGAACGAGAACACATAGAAAGAGGACAACAaatcaggagggagaaggaggaaagacggctggagatggaaagaaaacaggagagggcAAGACAACAAGAGGAGCAGGATAAAAAACAAGAGATTGAAATTGCTAGACAGAAAGAAATGTTCAGactaagagaggaggagaggcagagagaggaagagagagaggaggagagaaagagagccgtTAAAGGCCATTTAGctttaatcagagagagagagataatagaggcaaacagaagagaggagatggtggaagaggaaagaagggAATTCCTTGAAAATTACAAGAGGGGTgacttagaggaggaggaggaaaaggaagaaGACAAGGAGGACATTCTCCCACCTGATAAAAGTATCCGAAGGAGAGCTGTGGGCTGGAtaaataagaagtgggagaagagGAACCTCAAGAAGATCGAGAGAACCTATCAGAGAGAAGCTGAGGAGGGCTATAAGATCGTCCACATAG CCATCCCTGGACACACAAGGCTAACAGCCACCATGAcacgggcagagagagagagggagaagaggaaggagctgctgaaggctgagaagagaaggaagaagatGGAGGATTTTAATAAGCAGTGGAGAGAGCAGTCCCTGCTTAAAAAACAAACTCATCAGAAactgatggaggagagggggaagatgaAGGGACATTACCTGGAGCAGATGAATCTGGAGGCTGATGCTCAAATCAACACCCGGTGTCTAACCACCCAACACAGCCACGATTATCTGGAGACAACACAGCCCACTGGATCTGGAGATGGCCACCAGGAAAGGCCAAGGAGGCAACAGGCATGGGCAGAGATCCAGGAGGGGAGTTCAGAGAACCAGCAGGAGTGGCCAGAGAACCAACAGGGGGGGGCAGAGAACCAACAGGGGGGGGCAGAGAACCAACAGGAGTGGCCAGAGAACCAGCAGGAGTGGCCAGAGAACCAGCAGGAGTGGCCAGAGAACCAGCAGGAGTGGCCAGAGAACCAACAGGGGGGGGCAGAGAACCAACAGGGGGGGCCAGACAGCCAGCAGCTAGAAGCTCCAGAAGAGGCTGAAACATCAGAGCCAACCTCCAAGAACAAGAAAAGGCCAGGCATCTGGAAGAGAATTAAGATGGGGTAA